A window from Chitinophaga filiformis encodes these proteins:
- a CDS encoding helix-turn-helix domain-containing protein yields the protein MSDKRAHIEVVPLPRYAQTDPKFVVSGLCELGDGFFASNGIPHRHDFYTIYWIKKGQLINTIDTVTHAVKKNTLFFLAPGQVHKMEFSEKVEGYMIAFQDAFMCLKDQAATLMGINSSLFFNNQFSSVITLNAGQEKDFEMVVHMMMKEVNEQAADYETAFHGLLRYFLVLASRIKGSSMLAAPEQHASHNSSLFLQFKNLIEEKYTTLKNVSDYAGILHIKPVLLNEISKQLSGITAGEHIRNRVILEAQRYLYNTDLSAKEIAYKLGFDDPHYFSRFFKKYTNQTPSEFKDASRASVH from the coding sequence ATGAGCGACAAACGTGCACATATAGAAGTAGTACCACTACCCCGGTACGCACAGACAGATCCGAAGTTTGTGGTGTCCGGGTTGTGTGAACTGGGCGATGGGTTCTTTGCCAGCAATGGCATTCCTCACCGGCACGACTTCTATACCATCTATTGGATCAAAAAAGGGCAGTTGATCAATACCATTGACACGGTGACCCATGCCGTGAAAAAGAACACCCTTTTCTTCCTGGCTCCGGGACAGGTGCATAAAATGGAGTTCAGTGAGAAAGTAGAAGGCTATATGATCGCGTTCCAGGACGCTTTTATGTGCCTGAAAGACCAGGCAGCCACCCTGATGGGCATTAATTCCTCTTTATTCTTCAATAACCAGTTCAGTAGCGTCATTACCCTCAACGCCGGGCAGGAGAAGGATTTTGAGATGGTGGTACATATGATGATGAAGGAGGTGAATGAACAGGCTGCCGATTATGAAACAGCATTTCATGGCCTGTTGCGCTATTTCCTGGTGCTGGCATCCCGTATCAAGGGCAGCAGCATGCTGGCGGCGCCGGAACAACATGCCAGCCATAACAGCTCTTTGTTCCTCCAGTTTAAGAACCTGATCGAAGAAAAATATACAACCCTGAAGAACGTGTCGGATTATGCCGGCATACTCCATATAAAACCGGTGCTGCTGAACGAGATCAGTAAGCAGCTGTCAGGCATCACCGCAGGAGAGCATATCCGCAACCGCGTGATCCTCGAAGCACAGCGTTATCTTTATAATACAGACCTTTCCGCTAAAGAAATAGCATATAAGCTGGGATTTGACGATCCTCACTATTTCAGCCGCTTTTTTAAGAAATATACCAATCAGACTCCATCAGAATTCAAGGATGCCTCCCGCGCAAGTGTTCATTAA
- a CDS encoding YceI family protein: MAIWKIDPMHSEVEFKIRHLMISNVTGYFGTYDATVESNNDDFTDAKITFEADVNSISTKNEQRDEHLKAEDFFHAAQYPKITFVSTGVTKKGSDEYKVTGDLTIRGVTKPVELEVEYNGIQKDPYGQTKAGFEIKGKINRKDFGLTYNAVTETGGIMLSEEVKLQAGVQLVKQG; the protein is encoded by the coding sequence ATGGCAATCTGGAAAATCGACCCAATGCACAGTGAAGTAGAATTCAAGATCAGACACCTGATGATCTCTAATGTGACAGGGTACTTCGGTACATACGATGCAACTGTAGAAAGCAACAATGATGACTTCACCGATGCTAAGATCACATTCGAAGCAGATGTAAACAGCATCTCTACTAAAAACGAACAACGTGATGAGCACCTGAAGGCAGAAGATTTCTTCCATGCTGCACAGTATCCTAAGATCACTTTCGTTTCTACCGGTGTAACAAAAAAAGGTAGCGATGAATACAAAGTAACCGGCGATCTGACCATCCGTGGTGTTACCAAACCAGTTGAACTGGAAGTTGAATACAATGGTATCCAGAAAGACCCATATGGTCAGACCAAAGCAGGCTTCGAGATCAAAGGTAAGATCAACAGGAAGGATTTCGGGCTTACATACAATGCAGTAACTGAAACTGGTGGTATTATGCTGAGCGAGGAAGTGAAACTGCAGGCAGGAGTACAGTTAGTAAAACAGGGTTAA